A single genomic interval of Porphyromonas sp. oral taxon 275 harbors:
- a CDS encoding DNA topoisomerase 3: protein MILCIAEKPSVARDIANILGATHREGTQGLGYMEGNGYAVTWTFGHLCTLKEPHDYHPSWRAWSLGVLPMIPERFGIKPIEIDHYKRQLEIIERLVGEASEVINCGDAGQEGELIQRWVLQRAGCSVPVKRLWISSLTDEAIREGFARLHDAEDYQSLYEAGLARAIGDWLLGMNATRLYTLRYGGRERKQPLSIGRVQTPTLALIVERQQEIEHFVPETYWELKTRYRDTLFSADKGRYSDRAKAQAALESIQGKELEITSVKKKDGKELPPRLFDLTSLQVSCNRKFAMSAEETLSTAQSLYEKKLLTYPRVDTTYLSEDIYPKVAGILRDLVTPYPQLVAPLLSGAPIRKSKKTFDNAKVTDHHAIIPTGQRAQGLSEREQRVYDLVARHFIAAFYPDCRISTTSVEAEVERIKFKVSGKEILSPGWRTVFAGEAEEAEAKEGKEESETEAMLLPTFVEGERGPQQPELKERQTQPPKYYTEATLLRAMETAGKFVEDEELREAMKENGIGRPSTRANIIETLFKRGYIEKVKRSQIHATETGKQLIGLINYDLLKSAALTGQWEYKLRQIERRELEPRSFIEELKEMLRQLTLSVLQPEPPAASSTAAAPEPTAAASSPAADPRDTGLRCPRCGAGTLLRGRSAFGCSAYSAGCSYRIPFATCPETSSPEELEAYLEREAREATDSVPESLF, encoded by the coding sequence ATGATCCTTTGCATCGCCGAGAAGCCCAGTGTGGCACGTGACATCGCCAATATCCTAGGCGCGACCCACCGCGAGGGGACGCAGGGCCTGGGGTATATGGAGGGCAACGGCTACGCAGTGACCTGGACCTTCGGCCACCTCTGCACGCTCAAGGAGCCCCACGACTACCACCCCTCCTGGCGCGCCTGGAGCCTCGGCGTCCTGCCGATGATCCCCGAACGCTTCGGTATCAAGCCCATAGAGATCGACCACTACAAGCGTCAGCTCGAGATCATCGAGCGCCTGGTCGGCGAGGCCTCGGAGGTCATCAACTGCGGCGATGCTGGGCAGGAGGGCGAGCTGATCCAGCGCTGGGTGCTGCAGCGCGCAGGCTGTAGCGTACCCGTCAAGCGCCTATGGATCTCCTCCCTCACGGACGAGGCCATACGCGAGGGCTTCGCCCGCCTGCACGACGCGGAGGACTATCAGTCCCTCTATGAGGCAGGCCTAGCGCGCGCCATCGGCGACTGGCTGCTGGGGATGAACGCCACACGCCTCTACACGCTCCGCTACGGCGGGCGTGAGCGCAAGCAGCCCCTCTCTATCGGCCGCGTACAGACCCCCACCCTAGCCCTCATCGTAGAGCGCCAGCAGGAGATCGAGCACTTCGTCCCCGAGACCTACTGGGAGCTCAAGACCCGCTACCGCGATACACTCTTCTCCGCTGACAAGGGGCGCTACAGCGATAGGGCCAAGGCGCAGGCAGCACTAGAGAGCATACAGGGCAAGGAGCTGGAGATCACCTCGGTGAAGAAGAAGGACGGGAAGGAGCTACCGCCCCGCCTCTTCGACCTGACGAGCCTACAGGTGAGCTGCAACCGCAAGTTCGCCATGAGCGCCGAGGAGACGCTGTCCACCGCCCAGAGCCTCTATGAGAAGAAGCTGCTGACCTACCCGCGCGTCGACACCACCTACCTCAGCGAAGACATCTACCCCAAGGTCGCGGGCATCCTGCGCGACCTCGTGACGCCCTACCCGCAGCTAGTGGCCCCGCTGCTGAGCGGCGCCCCCATACGCAAGAGCAAGAAGACCTTCGACAACGCCAAGGTCACCGACCACCACGCCATCATCCCCACAGGGCAGCGCGCCCAGGGGCTCTCGGAGCGCGAGCAGCGCGTCTACGACCTCGTGGCGCGTCACTTCATCGCGGCCTTCTACCCTGACTGCCGCATCAGCACAACCAGCGTCGAGGCCGAGGTAGAGCGGATCAAGTTCAAGGTCTCGGGCAAGGAGATCCTCTCCCCAGGCTGGCGCACGGTCTTCGCAGGCGAAGCGGAGGAGGCCGAGGCCAAGGAGGGCAAGGAGGAGAGCGAGACCGAGGCCATGCTGCTGCCGACCTTCGTCGAGGGCGAGCGCGGCCCCCAGCAGCCCGAGCTCAAGGAGCGCCAGACGCAGCCCCCCAAGTACTACACCGAGGCCACCCTACTGCGCGCCATGGAGACGGCGGGCAAGTTCGTCGAGGACGAGGAGCTCCGCGAGGCCATGAAGGAGAACGGCATAGGCCGCCCCTCCACCCGAGCCAACATCATCGAGACCCTCTTCAAGCGCGGCTACATCGAGAAGGTCAAGCGCAGCCAGATCCACGCCACCGAGACCGGCAAGCAGCTCATAGGGCTCATCAACTACGACCTCCTGAAGAGCGCCGCCCTCACGGGGCAGTGGGAGTACAAGCTCCGCCAGATCGAGCGCCGCGAGCTGGAGCCCCGCAGCTTCATCGAGGAGCTCAAGGAGATGCTCCGCCAGCTGACCCTATCCGTCCTACAGCCCGAGCCGCCCGCTGCGTCCTCCACAGCAGCCGCGCCCGAGCCTACAGCTGCCGCCTCTAGCCCTGCGGCCGACCCGCGAGATACGGGCCTTCGCTGCCCCCGCTGCGGTGCGGGCACACTGCTACGCGGTCGCAGCGCCTTCGGCTGCTCGGCCTACAGCGCAGGCTGCAGCTACCGCATCCCCTTCGCCACCTGCCCCGAGACGAGCAGCCCCGAGGAGCTCGAGGCCTACCTAGAGCGGGAGGCGCGTGAGGCCACAGACAGCGTGCCTGAGTCCCTCTTCTAG
- a CDS encoding FtsL-like putative cell division protein yields the protein MNATDQPSSDERDQMRAPYLQEHEPSLEESLDAAADRLSGEEDEADGEIPSSGWETLEGNLLAHPRARYWLQVAGFYLICGIACVLWTYHFSSQTQQLDRLERQLKDIRFRSLFISSELIKSTHIDNITQRVTDYQLPLVPATKPPYQLIDSGQFPVPSPEAK from the coding sequence ATGAACGCTACCGACCAGCCCAGCAGCGACGAGCGCGACCAGATGCGCGCCCCCTACCTCCAGGAGCATGAGCCCTCCCTAGAGGAGTCCCTTGACGCAGCCGCCGATCGCCTCTCTGGTGAGGAGGATGAGGCCGACGGCGAGATCCCCAGCTCGGGCTGGGAGACCCTCGAGGGCAACCTACTGGCACATCCGCGGGCTCGCTACTGGCTCCAGGTGGCGGGCTTCTACCTCATCTGCGGTATCGCCTGCGTCCTGTGGACCTACCACTTCAGCAGCCAGACGCAGCAGCTCGACCGCCTAGAGCGCCAGCTCAAGGATATACGCTTCCGCTCGCTCTTCATCTCCTCCGAGCTCATCAAGAGCACCCACATCGACAACATCACCCAGCGCGTGACGGACTACCAGCTGCCGCTCGTACCCGCCACCAAGCCGCCCTATCAGCTCATTGACTCGGGACAGTTCCCAGTCCCCAGCCCCGAGGCGAAGTAG
- the rsmH gene encoding 16S rRNA (cytosine(1402)-N(4))-methyltransferase RsmH — translation MNIVRAEDYHVPVMLQECLEGMQLRPEGCYVDVTFGGGGHSRAILKELQGAGMLYSFDQDPDAAARAPQQPCFTFIASNFRHLARFMDYYDRLGQVDAILADLGVSSHHFDAMERGFSFRDETPLLDMRMNNRAGLSARDLLNSYEEEQLADVLYRYGELKQSRSLAKLIVKARSVAPLQTVGDLIAAIRPALRPDQEKKLLACIFQALRIEVNGELKALEELLEASLCVLRPGGRLVVMTYHSLEDRIVKNFLKGTDDSAEAQIYGTARSAWRLVTRKPLVASAEELERNPRSRSAKLRIAERIR, via the coding sequence ATGAACATCGTACGCGCAGAAGACTATCATGTCCCCGTGATGCTCCAGGAGTGTCTCGAGGGGATGCAGCTAAGGCCTGAGGGCTGCTACGTGGATGTGACCTTCGGAGGCGGAGGACACTCGCGGGCTATACTGAAGGAGCTCCAGGGGGCAGGGATGCTCTACTCCTTCGACCAAGACCCCGACGCTGCGGCGCGTGCTCCCCAGCAGCCTTGTTTCACCTTCATCGCCAGCAACTTCCGTCACCTCGCCCGCTTCATGGACTACTACGACCGCCTGGGACAGGTGGACGCTATCCTTGCGGATCTCGGTGTGTCCTCGCATCACTTCGATGCGATGGAGCGCGGCTTCAGCTTCAGGGACGAGACGCCCCTGCTGGATATGCGCATGAATAATAGAGCTGGCCTCAGCGCCCGTGACCTCCTGAATAGCTACGAGGAGGAGCAGCTGGCCGACGTCCTCTACCGCTACGGCGAGCTCAAGCAGAGCCGCAGCCTAGCCAAGCTCATCGTCAAGGCACGCTCTGTCGCCCCCCTGCAGACGGTCGGCGATCTCATCGCTGCCATACGCCCTGCCCTGCGCCCCGACCAAGAGAAGAAGCTGCTGGCGTGCATCTTCCAGGCCCTGCGCATCGAGGTCAACGGCGAGCTCAAGGCCCTCGAGGAGCTCCTCGAGGCTTCGCTCTGCGTGCTACGCCCTGGCGGTCGCCTCGTCGTGATGACCTACCACTCGCTGGAGGATCGCATCGTGAAGAACTTCCTCAAGGGGACGGACGACTCGGCCGAGGCACAGATCTACGGCACCGCTCGCAGCGCCTGGCGCCTCGTCACCCGCAAGCCCCTCGTAGCCTCCGCCGAGGAGCTGGAGCGCAACCCCCGCTCCCGCAGCGCCAAGCTACGTATCGCCGAACGTATCCGCTAA
- a CDS encoding SusC/RagA family protein, whose translation MKTRLSALALALLLGGGAASAQKILVTGRVTNASKAVLPKVQVVVKETGRSMVTTEQGLYVLELEAGQTLQFILDGKILKTLVATQPQLDVVLTLPAVDKDKTKADSTAVHQGEGKDEVILSTSSRGATSITGKARPLWVLNGVVLGSDYGSLEAFSGADPKQVAAGIVPGLSVDNIASVRILTTSSETSSYGPRGIAGVVEITTRSGAAGVSSLSYRGEFMYRPIPTYNDLNVMNSQQHVALIQDLLDGGMYPIHTLETNKDQGLVGRMYQLFNELDASGKPRLTNDEASRLAYFRAAEHANTNWFKELYRNSIVHNHTLSFNGGTSKTNLFASLTARVDPGWTIASRANTYSGNISADYKLLPTLKIGLNLIGEYTTSEDPLTSAVKYANSTSRALLPHENYTKDYVPYNIFDELRESRRTKTLGYLGIQGTATWDILKQLRATFVTDIKYTSTATFSDNTEHSVLARSMRAMQTTNIRNSNKNLRTDPNDPYAQPYSVLPEGGIRESRFVQNYVNSFKLDLDYHQSFGQHNVLASAGVELNQGTVQNNWNINYGVLYDLGYHSYYIPDAIQRLYEKGKDYYTIRNKVNNNIGMLTRASYSYANRYSIDALLRFDASNRFGPSRYVRWLPTWNVELTWGVDRERFFRHLAPLSSLRLKTYVGMVADNPSVTNSLEEIYPSIPWRPSSKEIGLAFTNLANHDLTYEKTLTYGARLGFGLFKGRISAEFDAYRRRSYDLVGPIYTQSIGGEAQKSGNVAELQSSGLQFTLSMVNLKLKDFSWTTGFSYLHKTNKITSLLSNPTVRTMISGSGFSYEGYPLSSVFSIPFLGLTNEGMPRFYNERGVETLGDFNFSSSDIDFLKYSGTLDPTDVGTLTNTFRYKNFSLSANINYQFGAVTRLRSITNTDDYSAFPRELTQRWKKPGDEAHTDIPRLPTSYAFDQYGADNLINGYYAYSASTTRIVSTDFVRLKEISLEYVISKALLRRTPLKNLSLKLQAQNLMLLYSDARLRGDDPEYMYSSSVTAPRKLILTLRVGL comes from the coding sequence ATGAAGACAAGACTCTCAGCGCTGGCCCTAGCGCTCCTCCTCGGTGGAGGCGCGGCCTCGGCGCAGAAAATCTTGGTCACAGGGCGTGTCACCAATGCTTCGAAGGCGGTGCTCCCCAAGGTCCAAGTCGTTGTGAAGGAGACCGGTCGTAGTATGGTGACCACCGAGCAGGGGCTATATGTCCTGGAGCTCGAGGCAGGCCAGACCCTCCAGTTCATCCTCGATGGCAAGATCCTCAAGACCCTAGTAGCGACCCAGCCCCAGCTCGATGTGGTGCTCACGCTGCCCGCGGTGGACAAGGATAAGACCAAGGCCGACAGCACTGCCGTACACCAGGGGGAGGGTAAGGATGAGGTCATCCTCTCGACCTCGAGCCGTGGGGCTACCTCGATCACGGGTAAGGCGCGGCCGCTGTGGGTGCTCAATGGAGTCGTCCTCGGCAGCGACTACGGGAGCCTCGAGGCCTTCTCTGGCGCCGACCCCAAGCAGGTAGCCGCGGGCATCGTCCCCGGGCTGAGCGTCGACAACATCGCCTCTGTACGTATCCTCACCACCTCCTCCGAGACCTCCAGCTACGGCCCACGCGGGATCGCTGGGGTCGTAGAGATCACCACGCGCTCCGGTGCTGCAGGGGTCTCCTCCCTCAGCTATCGAGGGGAGTTCATGTACCGCCCCATCCCCACCTACAACGACCTCAACGTCATGAACTCGCAGCAGCACGTGGCGCTCATCCAGGATCTGCTCGACGGTGGGATGTACCCCATACACACGCTGGAGACCAACAAGGACCAGGGGCTCGTCGGGCGTATGTACCAGCTCTTCAACGAGCTCGACGCCTCGGGCAAGCCACGCCTGACGAACGATGAGGCCTCGCGTCTGGCCTACTTCCGCGCTGCCGAGCACGCCAATACCAATTGGTTCAAGGAGCTCTACCGCAATAGCATCGTCCACAACCACACGCTGAGCTTCAACGGCGGGACGAGCAAGACGAACCTCTTCGCCTCCCTCACCGCACGCGTCGACCCAGGCTGGACGATCGCCAGCCGAGCTAATACCTATTCGGGCAACATCAGTGCCGACTACAAGCTCCTGCCGACGCTCAAGATCGGGCTCAACCTCATCGGCGAGTACACGACCTCTGAGGACCCCTTGACCTCGGCCGTCAAGTACGCCAATAGCACCAGCCGCGCACTGCTGCCCCACGAGAACTACACCAAGGACTACGTCCCCTACAACATCTTCGACGAGCTGCGGGAGAGCCGCCGCACCAAGACCCTCGGCTACCTCGGCATCCAGGGGACAGCGACCTGGGATATCCTCAAGCAGCTACGTGCGACCTTCGTCACCGACATCAAGTACACGAGTACCGCGACCTTCAGTGATAATACCGAGCACTCTGTCCTAGCACGTAGCATGCGTGCCATGCAGACCACCAACATACGCAACAGCAACAAGAACCTGCGTACCGACCCCAACGACCCCTACGCTCAGCCCTACTCGGTGCTTCCTGAGGGCGGGATACGGGAGAGCCGCTTCGTGCAGAACTATGTCAATAGCTTCAAGCTCGACCTCGACTACCACCAGAGCTTTGGCCAGCACAATGTCCTTGCCTCCGCGGGCGTGGAGCTCAATCAAGGCACGGTGCAGAACAACTGGAACATCAACTACGGCGTCCTCTACGACCTCGGCTATCACTCCTACTACATCCCCGACGCCATCCAGCGCCTCTACGAAAAGGGGAAGGACTACTACACGATACGCAACAAAGTCAACAACAACATCGGGATGCTGACGCGCGCCAGCTACTCCTACGCCAATCGCTACTCCATCGACGCGCTGCTGCGCTTCGACGCCAGCAACCGCTTCGGCCCCTCACGCTACGTGCGCTGGCTCCCGACGTGGAATGTGGAGCTGACCTGGGGTGTCGACCGCGAGCGCTTCTTCCGCCACCTCGCTCCCCTCTCCTCGCTGCGCCTCAAGACCTATGTAGGGATGGTCGCGGATAACCCCTCGGTGACCAACTCGCTCGAGGAGATCTATCCCAGCATCCCCTGGCGCCCCAGCTCCAAGGAGATCGGCCTTGCCTTCACCAACCTAGCGAACCACGACCTGACCTACGAGAAGACCCTGACCTACGGGGCACGTCTCGGCTTCGGCCTCTTCAAGGGACGCATCTCCGCGGAGTTCGACGCCTACCGCCGCCGCAGCTATGACCTCGTCGGGCCCATCTACACGCAGTCGATCGGTGGAGAAGCGCAGAAGAGTGGTAACGTGGCTGAGCTGCAGTCCTCGGGCCTACAGTTCACCCTCTCGATGGTTAATCTCAAGCTCAAGGACTTCAGCTGGACGACGGGCTTCTCCTACCTGCATAAGACGAATAAGATCACCTCGCTGCTGAGCAATCCCACGGTACGCACGATGATCTCGGGCTCGGGCTTCTCCTACGAGGGCTATCCCCTGTCCTCGGTCTTCTCTATCCCCTTCCTCGGGCTGACCAATGAGGGGATGCCGCGCTTCTATAATGAGCGCGGGGTGGAGACGCTGGGCGACTTCAACTTCTCCAGTAGTGACATCGACTTCCTCAAGTACAGTGGGACGCTCGACCCGACGGACGTGGGGACGCTGACCAATACCTTCCGCTACAAGAACTTCTCGCTCTCGGCCAATATCAACTACCAGTTCGGCGCCGTCACCCGCCTGCGTAGCATCACCAATACCGATGACTACTCGGCCTTCCCCCGTGAGCTGACGCAGCGCTGGAAGAAGCCCGGCGATGAGGCGCATACCGACATCCCTCGTCTCCCGACCAGCTATGCCTTCGACCAGTACGGTGCGGACAACCTGATCAATGGCTACTATGCCTACAGCGCCTCCACGACCCGTATCGTCAGCACCGACTTCGTTCGCCTCAAGGAGATCTCGCTCGAGTACGTCATCTCCAAGGCGCTGCTGCGTCGCACCCCGCTGAAGAACCTCTCCCTCAAGCTGCAGGCGCAGAACCTCATGCTCCTCTATTCGGATGCCCGCCTGCGTGGCGATGACCCCGAGTACATGTATAGCTCCTCGGTCACTGCTCCGCGCAAGCTGATCCTTACCCTGCGTGTCGGACTCTAA
- a CDS encoding transglycosylase domain-containing protein yields the protein MKEKIKSGLWLAFGLAWLGIFGGIFAISMGWIGYLPPIEQLQNPIDKYASQILASNGEVIGTFAHSGTNRTLVDYKDLSPELVKALIATEDVRFEEHSGIDFRSLARAIFKTGILQQKSAGGGSTISQQLAKMLYSPPSSNFFTRMMKKPVEWVIAAKLERYYTKSEILAMYLNQFDFLYNAVGIRSAAFTYFGKTPRELNVQEAAVLVGMCKNPTIYNPVLRPNSPLPLERRNTVFQQMQKAGYLTSAEVDSLSRLPIQISFHRVDHKQGIAPYFREHLRKIMMADKPERSDYASWQYDRYRDDSIQWEKNPLFGWCNKNRKKDGSPYNIYTDGLKIYTTISPEMQRYAEEAMREHLADNLQPALTRERLARGGDPFSTSLTQQQRDDILRRAMKQSDRWKLNKEDGLSDEAILAQFRRKTKMQVWSWNGLRDTVMTPIDSIRYMKGILRSGFMAMNPHNGHVLAYVGGINFGQFQYDMISDGRRQTGSIIKPYLYSLTMANGYSPCDQVLHVQKSYKLENGQYWTPRNTNHRRVGEMVSIQWGLQNSDNWVTAELMSRTSTKEFKRLLESFGLRGPIEEAMAMSLGTPEATVGEMVSGYTTFVNDGVRVDPLMVTQIEDMNGNIVATFAPQTTEVLDLDAASKMLYMLQSVVAGGTASRLRYAFGLDMPLGGKTGTTQNNSDAWFVGFTPDLVAGCWIGGEERSVRFNSMNFGQGAAAALPIFGRFLKKVYSDKSLGYLTGIPFRMPQGFSPCGGNTQEAEAVEVFEGEGEGTSSDIPPIE from the coding sequence ATGAAGGAAAAGATAAAATCAGGGCTGTGGCTAGCCTTCGGGCTGGCCTGGCTCGGGATCTTCGGCGGGATCTTCGCCATCTCGATGGGCTGGATAGGCTACCTGCCGCCCATCGAGCAGCTGCAGAACCCGATCGATAAGTACGCCTCGCAGATCTTGGCGTCCAATGGCGAGGTCATCGGCACCTTCGCCCACAGCGGCACCAACCGTACCCTCGTCGACTACAAGGACCTATCCCCCGAGCTCGTCAAGGCGCTCATCGCCACCGAGGACGTACGCTTCGAGGAGCACTCGGGCATAGACTTCCGCAGTCTGGCACGCGCCATCTTCAAGACCGGGATCCTGCAGCAGAAGAGCGCTGGCGGTGGGAGCACCATCTCCCAGCAGCTGGCCAAGATGCTCTACTCCCCACCGAGCTCCAACTTCTTCACCCGTATGATGAAGAAGCCCGTGGAGTGGGTCATCGCCGCCAAGCTCGAGCGCTACTACACCAAGAGCGAGATCCTGGCGATGTACCTCAATCAGTTCGACTTCCTCTACAACGCTGTGGGCATCCGTAGCGCGGCCTTTACCTACTTCGGCAAGACGCCCCGTGAGCTCAACGTGCAGGAGGCTGCCGTGCTCGTGGGCATGTGCAAGAACCCCACGATCTACAACCCCGTCCTGCGCCCCAATAGTCCTCTGCCGCTGGAGCGACGCAATACCGTCTTCCAGCAGATGCAGAAGGCAGGCTACTTGACAAGCGCCGAGGTGGACTCCCTCTCCCGCCTGCCGATACAGATCTCCTTCCACCGCGTCGACCACAAGCAGGGCATCGCACCTTACTTCCGCGAGCATCTGCGCAAGATCATGATGGCCGACAAGCCCGAGCGCAGCGACTACGCCTCCTGGCAGTACGACCGCTACCGCGACGATAGCATCCAGTGGGAGAAGAATCCTCTCTTCGGCTGGTGCAACAAGAACCGCAAGAAGGACGGCTCCCCCTACAATATCTACACCGACGGGCTGAAGATCTACACGACGATCTCCCCCGAGATGCAGCGCTATGCCGAGGAGGCTATGCGCGAGCACCTAGCGGACAATCTCCAGCCCGCACTGACGCGTGAGCGCCTGGCGCGTGGCGGCGATCCCTTCAGCACGAGCCTGACGCAGCAGCAGCGCGACGACATCCTGCGCCGTGCCATGAAGCAGTCCGACCGCTGGAAGCTCAATAAGGAGGACGGGCTGTCGGACGAGGCGATCCTCGCCCAGTTCCGCCGCAAGACCAAGATGCAGGTATGGTCGTGGAATGGCCTACGCGATACGGTGATGACGCCCATCGACTCCATCCGCTACATGAAGGGCATCCTCCGCTCGGGCTTCATGGCGATGAACCCGCACAACGGACACGTGCTGGCCTACGTCGGGGGGATCAACTTCGGGCAGTTCCAGTACGACATGATCTCGGACGGACGCCGCCAGACGGGCTCGATCATCAAGCCCTACCTCTACTCCCTCACCATGGCCAACGGCTATTCACCCTGCGACCAAGTGCTGCACGTACAGAAGAGCTACAAGCTCGAGAACGGCCAGTACTGGACGCCGCGCAATACCAACCACCGCCGCGTCGGTGAGATGGTCTCCATCCAGTGGGGGCTGCAGAACTCGGACAACTGGGTGACGGCCGAGCTGATGAGCCGTACCTCGACCAAGGAGTTCAAGCGTCTCTTGGAGAGCTTCGGCCTGCGTGGCCCCATCGAGGAGGCTATGGCCATGTCCCTCGGTACGCCTGAGGCGACCGTCGGCGAGATGGTCTCGGGCTATACGACCTTCGTCAATGACGGCGTGCGCGTCGATCCACTGATGGTCACGCAGATCGAGGATATGAATGGCAACATCGTGGCCACCTTCGCCCCACAGACGACCGAGGTCCTCGACCTCGACGCGGCGAGCAAGATGCTCTACATGCTCCAGAGCGTCGTCGCGGGCGGTACGGCGAGCCGCCTACGCTATGCCTTCGGCCTAGATATGCCCCTAGGGGGGAAGACGGGTACGACGCAGAACAACAGCGATGCTTGGTTCGTGGGCTTCACGCCCGACCTCGTAGCAGGCTGCTGGATCGGCGGTGAAGAGCGTAGTGTGCGCTTCAACTCGATGAACTTCGGTCAAGGTGCCGCCGCTGCGCTGCCTATCTTCGGCCGCTTCCTCAAGAAGGTCTACAGCGACAAGTCGCTGGGCTACCTGACGGGCATCCCCTTCCGCATGCCGCAGGGCTTCTCCCCCTGTGGGGGCAACACCCAGGAGGCTGAGGCCGTCGAGGTCTTCGAGGGCGAAGGCGAAGGTACGAGCTCCGACATACCTCCCATAGAGTAG